CGCGAGCGCCGGGGACTTCTCGCCCTCGGTGGGCGCGTCGGCCTTGTCGTCGGCGGCCTTCTTGGCGGGCGCCTCCTCCTTCTTCACGGGAGCGGCCGGCGCGGCGTCCGCGGCGGGACGCGGGCGCGACGCGAACGTCTCGAACGCGGTGCGCGGGGTCTCGCGCGCCTCGAGCGAGACGATGTCGCGGCCCCAGACCAGATTGTTCACCCAGCCGGTGACGACGCGCGCCTTGCGCTCGAAGGACGGGATCGCGAGTCCGTGGTAGCCGCGGTGCATGACCCACGCGGGGAAGCCGGTGATGCCGAGCTTCCCGGACTGGAACGCGCCCTGGTACAGGCCCAGGCCCGCGACGGCGCCGAGGTTCTTGTGGAAGTAGTCGGTGATCCCCTCGCCGCGGAGGCTCGCGGTGAGGTTCTTCGCCATGAGCTTGCCCTGGCGCACGGCGTGCTGCGCGTTGGGCACGCAGAAGCCGCCGACGCCGCCGCCCGTGAGGTCGGGGGTGGCCGCCACGTCGCCGGCGCCCCAGGCGTCCGCGACGATGCCGTCGTCGCCCTCGACACGACCGTCGGCGCGCACGCGCAGGCGCCCGCGCTCCTCGATCGGGAGGTCGGTGTTCTTGAGCATCGGGCTGGCCATGACGCCCGCGGTCCAGACGATGACGTCGGACTCGAACGACTCGCCCGTCGACAGCTCGACGACGCCGCCGACGGCCGACTTGAGCTGCGTGTCCAGGTGCACGAGCGCGCCGCGTTCGGCGAGGTTCTTCAGCACCCAGTGGCTGGTCTCGAGCGACACCTCGGGCATGATGCGGCCCATCGCCTCGATGAGGTGGAAGTGCGTGTCCTCGAAGTCGATCTCGGGGTACTTCTTCACGAGGTCGGTCGCGATGCTGCGCATCTCGGCGAAGACCTCGATGCCCGCGAAGCCGCCGCCGACCACCACGAAGGTGAGGAGGCGCTCGCGCTCGGGGCCGGCGGGCAGCGTGGCCGCGCGGTCGAAGTTGGCGAAGATGCGGTCGCGGATGGCGACGGCCTCCTCGATCGTCTTCAGGCCGATGGCCTCGTCCGCGACGCCCGGGATCGGGAACGTGCGCGAGACGCTGCCCGCGGTGACGACGATGATGTCGTACGCGAACTCGTAGGGCTCGCCCACGGGCGGCGTGATGGTCGCGGTCTTCGACGCGTGGTCGATGCCGGTGACCTTCGCCGTGACGACGTTGGTGGTGCGGAGGTGGCGGCGCTGCGAGACGACCGCGTGGCGGGGCTCGATGGATCCGGAGACCACCTCGGGCAGGAACGGCTGGTACGTCATGTACGGCAGCGGGTCGACCATGGTGACCTCGGCCTCGCCGGATCGGAGGTGCGACTCGAGCTTCCATGCCGTGTAGAAACCGGCGTAGCCGCCGCCGACGATCAGGATTTTGGGCACGATGGATGACTCCCTGCAGGTTGTGGTCGAAATCAGGCTACCCCTTCCGGAGCAGCCGCCTGAAATGCCGCGATGCGACGACGGCCATGGCCGCCGCGAGCGCCGCGAAGACGGAGAGGACGAGGGCGGGGATCCCCACGTCGCGGAGCGTGCCGACGGTCGGCAGCGCACCGGCCGCTGGGTCGGCGGTGGGGCCGTCGGCGGGCACCGCGGGCGCGGGGTCCGGGGTGGCGGACGCGGCCGGATCCGGCGTCGCGGCGGGCGCGCGGCGGTACAGGCGCACCCACTCCTCCAGGTCGCCCAGCGGCTTCCCGCTCACGGGCGCGACGTCGGCCGTCACGGCGGCCGCCGCGTCGACGAGCCCGCGGCCGTAGATCTCCGGCTGGCCCTTCTGCCGGGCCGTGGCGAGCACGCGCTCCACGACGTCGTCGGCCTTGAGCTCCGGATGCGCGGCCCGCACGAGCGCGACGACGCCCGAGACGAGGGGCGCCGCGCCGCTCGTGCCGCTCCACTGCACGTACCGGCCGCCGGGCTCGACGCCGACCAGCTGCTCGCTGGGCGCGGCCACCGCGATGGTGATGCCCTGCGACGACGCGTCGAAGCTCGCGGCGCCCGAGCGGTCGACGCCCGCGACCGCGAGCACGCCCGGGATGGTGGCGGGCGCGCCCACCTCGGTGGTGCCGCTCCCCCGGTTGCCGGCAGCCGCGACGACCACGACGTCGTGCTCGTAGGCGTAGAGGAACGCGCGGTCCCAGCTCTCCGGCCAGTCGAGCGAGTTGCGGGTGAGGGACATGTTGATGACGCTCGCGCCGTTGTCGACGGCCCAGCGGACGGCGTCGGCGATCTGCGCGTCCTCGTCGCGCGCGCCGGGGGTCGGGCCGCCGAGCGCGACCGAGACGCTGAGGACGCTCGCGGCCGGGGCGACGCCGATCACGCCGGATCCGGTGCCGGTGCCGCGGCCGGCGAGGAGCGACGCGACCATCGTGCCGTGCTCGCTCGAGGCGCCGACGGGCTTCGTGCCGTCCGCGGATCCGACGCCCGAGACGTCGGTGCCGCCGGCGACCGCGCCGCGCAGGTCGGCGACGGATGCGTCGACGCCCGTGTCGATGACGGCGACCTTCACGCCCTCGCCGCGGGTGGTCTGCCACGCCTGCTCGATGCCGTAGTCGGCGAGCCAGTACTCGCGCTCGCGGACGGGATCCGCCTGGGCGGGCGTCGCCGCCGCGAGCGCGGTGGCGAGGGCG
This genomic interval from Clavibacter michiganensis contains the following:
- a CDS encoding NAD(P)/FAD-dependent oxidoreductase — encoded protein: MPKILIVGGGYAGFYTAWKLESHLRSGEAEVTMVDPLPYMTYQPFLPEVVSGSIEPRHAVVSQRRHLRTTNVVTAKVTGIDHASKTATITPPVGEPYEFAYDIIVVTAGSVSRTFPIPGVADEAIGLKTIEEAVAIRDRIFANFDRAATLPAGPERERLLTFVVVGGGFAGIEVFAEMRSIATDLVKKYPEIDFEDTHFHLIEAMGRIMPEVSLETSHWVLKNLAERGALVHLDTQLKSAVGGVVELSTGESFESDVIVWTAGVMASPMLKNTDLPIEERGRLRVRADGRVEGDDGIVADAWGAGDVAATPDLTGGGVGGFCVPNAQHAVRQGKLMAKNLTASLRGEGITDYFHKNLGAVAGLGLYQGAFQSGKLGITGFPAWVMHRGYHGLAIPSFERKARVVTGWVNNLVWGRDIVSLEARETPRTAFETFASRPRPAADAAPAAPVKKEEAPAKKAADDKADAPTEGEKSPALAGSYSSSPGAENADEKPSA
- a CDS encoding S8 family peptidase, with product MMPAPGARASTRPGRRLVRAAAVGIIALATALAAATPAQADPVREREYWLADYGIEQAWQTTRGEGVKVAVIDTGVDASVADLRGAVAGGTDVSGVGSADGTKPVGASSEHGTMVASLLAGRGTGTGSGVIGVAPAASVLSVSVALGGPTPGARDEDAQIADAVRWAVDNGASVINMSLTRNSLDWPESWDRAFLYAYEHDVVVVAAAGNRGSGTTEVGAPATIPGVLAVAGVDRSGAASFDASSQGITIAVAAPSEQLVGVEPGGRYVQWSGTSGAAPLVSGVVALVRAAHPELKADDVVERVLATARQKGQPEIYGRGLVDAAAAVTADVAPVSGKPLGDLEEWVRLYRRAPAATPDPAASATPDPAPAVPADGPTADPAAGALPTVGTLRDVGIPALVLSVFAALAAAMAVVASRHFRRLLRKG